The following nucleotide sequence is from Acidimicrobiales bacterium.
TCCCCGCCTTGGAGGTCCCTCAGGACCCGCTGCGAAAATGAGGAGATCCCATGGAAGTACATGAGAGTTTCCTGAGAGGCGCCGCGGCCCCGCCCCTTCCCCCGCTTCTGGTACCTCCCCTGCAACACCTCCTGCGTCGCCGGCGAGCCACCAGAACGAATGCCGGGGTCGGAGGTCGGGGGTCAGAGGTCAGGGGTCGAGGGCGTCGAGCTCGGCGCGGGCGGCGTCGGCCGCGGTGCGGGCGTCGGCCTCCTCCGCGGCGACGTCGTCGTGGGTCGACCGGGCGTCGGCGAGGGCGGCCTCCCGCTCTTCCCGGTGCGTGCGGGCGGCCGCCAGCGCGGCCTCGGCAGCGGTCACCTCGGCGTCCGCGGCGGCGAGGCCGTCCTCGGCGGCGGACACCGCCTCCTCGGCGCGCTCGAGCGCGCCGACAGCCGCCTCGTGGGCGGCACGGCTCGCCGCCACCTCCTTCTCGAGCCGACGGCGCTCGCGCGCCGCCCGGCGCTCGGCCATCGACTCGTCGACCTCGGCGGCGGCGCCCACCTCGTCGACCTCGACCTCCTCGTCGACCGCGTCGCCCTCGTCGTCCTCGCCCTTTTCGTCCGCCTCGGGCGGCGGCGTTCGGCGCACGCCGAGCTTGGGGCGGGAGCGCTCGGGTCGGGGCGCTCGCGGCACGGCGTCGGCACCACCCGGTGGGAGCAGGCCCAGGGCGCCCATGCCCCCGGCGGGCACCTCGACCAGCCGCCCGTCGACGAGGAGGCGGAGCGCGTCGGCGTCGCCCACCACGGCCTGGAGCGCCGCGGTGACCTCGGGGTGGTCGTCCGGACGAGGGGCCTCGATGGCGGCGACCGCCGCGTCGACCGTGTCCCCGATCCGGTCCCGGAGGGCCGCCACGGCGTCCCGGTGGGTGGCGGCGTCGGCGGCGCCCACCGCGTCGATGGCGTCGAGGAGGTCGGCCAGGTGGGGGTCGTCGCTCAGGGCGAGGTGGTTCAACGCCCAGACCGCCCGGGGCGGCTTGCGCATCGCGGCCACTTCGGTGGCCTCCTCGCGGCGCCTCGCCGAGCGCAGCCGCTTGACCAGGGCGTTCCGCTCGGCCACGAACGCGTCCGGCGCCGCGGCGAACAGCGCGTCCAGGGCGGCATCGAGGTCCAGGGCGTCCGTCGGTTGGTCGGCGATCCGTTCAGCGTTGCACGCCCGGTGCCCGATGCGACGGGCCGCCCATCGTCGGCGGTTGGTCGTCCTGTCGGCGGTTGGTCGTCCTGTCGGCGGTTGGTCGTCCTGTCGACGGGCTGCATCATCCGAGTGGGCTCGCCTCGGGGCGGTGGGGTCGCCGGGCACCCGCTGATCGATCGAGCCGGCGGCACGGCGGTCGCGGGGCGTCCCGACGGGGGTGAGGCGGTAGAAACGTCGGGTGCCCTCCCCGATCGTCGTACGCCGCGCCGCCTCCGACGAGGGCGAGGAGATCGGCCTGCTCACCCTCGCCGCTTATCGCGGCGACCGGGTGGTCGACGAGGAGTACGCCAAGGAGCTCGGCGACGGCACCGCCCGGGTGCGTGACGCCCACGTCCTGGTGGCGTTCGCCGGGCTGCGCATGGTCGGCTCGGTGACCCTCGCCGAGTCCGGCACGCCGTTCGCCGAGATCGCTCAGCCCGGGGAGCTCGAGGTGCGCATGCTGGGCGTCGACCCCGCGGCCCGCCGGCTCGGCATCGCCGACCGCCTGATGGACGCCGCCGAGCAACGCGCCCGCGACCGTGCCCTCGACGCCATCGTGCTCTCCACCGCCCCCCACATGACCGCCGCCCACGCCCTCTACGACCGCCGGGGCTACCTCCCCCAGCCCCACCGCAATTGGCACGTCGACGACGATCTCCTCCTCCTCGCCTACCGCCTCGTGCTCTGAGAGCATGGCGCCCGTGGAGGAGCGGCCATCGAGCGTGTACGACGCCCTGGTGCCGCGGGGGTCCGTCGTCCTGTCCGCCGTCGTGGTGGCATCGACCATCACCTGGATGGCCGTCGTCGCACCGCGACTCGAAGGCCGCGCCTCCTGGGCGGCGACCCCCTGGCCACCGCTCGTGCTCGGCATGGTCGCCATGGTCGTCCACACGCTCAAGCGGCACCGACGGGAGTTGGAGCAGGCGGGCATCGAGCGCGGCCGATCCGGCCGGGTCGTGGGGCGGGCACTTCGCACGGGCCGCCTGCCCGACGATCGTTCCCACGACGACGCGATCCGGGCACGAGTCAGGTACGCCCGCCTCCAAACGGGCGAGCTGACCAGGCGCAGCTGGGTGATCTTCCTCGTCGTGGCTGCGATGTCGCTGACGAGGGGGCTCGTGAACCACGAGGTGTTCGACCTCGGCCTCGCCGCCGTTTGCGTGGTGATGGCGCCGGTGGCGTGGCGGATGGCGCCACGGACCGTCGCCAAGTGGGATCGGCTCGCCGCCGAGCTCGACGCCCGTCGCCCCGCCCCGCCGCCCGAGGTTGGCGACTGACAGATCACGCAACGTCGGGCGGCCGGTCGACCGACCGAACGCTTCGTTCGTGGCCATCGCCCCCACCAAGGCCCCCGCCGTTGCTGAGCGGGCGTCGTCGGACACACCAGCGCCGACGGCCGCGCCCCTCGCACTGTCCATGGCCATCGACGGTGGAGGCGACACCATCCGGATTCCGGACGCTGTCGCCTCCACCTCGTGCCGCTGGCACGCGGGCCTCAGTCGACGCGTTCGAGGTCGTCCGTGCGGGTGACGAGGTGGGTGTCGGTCGTGACGGCGGCGGCGACCTCGGCGACGAGGGCACTAGTGCCCGCGACGTAGTTGCACCAGATGTCCACGTCGGTGCACACGATCCAGGCCCGGTCCGCCGGCCACCACAGGTCGGGCTGACGCCACACCCGTACCTCGTAGTTCGGCCAGACCAGATCGGCCAGGGTCGACAACGAACCCTCGAGCAGGTAGTACGCCCGATCGCCGTCCGCGGTGGAGAACTTCGGGTAGCGCTCGAGGTCGTCCTCCGGGTACCCGTGGCCTTCCCAGATCGCCATGAACACGTGGTCGGGCGAGGTGGTGTGGCGGGCAGCGACCTCGGCGATCGCCATGGTGTGCGCCCGCTCGAGGTCCCACCAGTCGTCCTGGTCCCCAGGGACATCGTCGACGAAGACGACCTGCTCGAAGCCGTCGGGCACCAGCCGGCCGACGCCACCCATGTTGTCGGACCTGTGGTCCTGGCCGGCCACGACCCAGTCGGCGGCGGAGACATCGGCGGCAGGGCGAACAGCGTCGCCGAACGAGGCGGGTCCACGTGGCGCCGGGCGCGGTGGTGGGGGCACAGGTCCACCCAGGTTCTCGGCCCCCGCCTCTGCCTCGCCGACGTAGGCCGCCTGCTGGTAGCCGTCGGGATGCGCGGCCGGCGTCGCTGGGCCGAGGGCCTCGCGCTCGTGGTCGGCGAGCACCTCGGTCAGGACCCGGCGGGAGGAGGCGCAGATGGCCGGGAAGGTGTCGCGGTAGTACGGGAGGGCGACCACGGCGATGGACAGGGCCCACGCTCGGCCACGCCGCCACGCCGCCTCGTCGACCTCGCTGAAGTCCCGGAAGGCCTGGCGGGCCTGGCCGGCGAAGAGGTTCCACGCCGGGAGCAGCCCGACCGAGGGATCACCGACCGCGATGCCACCGAAGTCGAGCACGCCGACCAGACGCCCGTCCCGCAGCAGGAGGTTGCCGGACGTGAGGTCGCCGTGGACCCACACGGGGTCGCCGTCGTGGTCGGCGACGAAGGCGTCGGCCTCCCATGCCGCCACCAAGGCCACCGGGTCGAACTCGTCGGCGAGCAGGTCGATGCACGAGCGCACCTGCTCGTCCCGGAGCCGGATGGGGATCCCCCGCTGCGGCCCGCCGGGCGAGCCGGCGACGGGTCCGCCGGTGGGGTCGATCGCGGCCAGCGCGCGGTTGAAGCGGGCGAGGCGCACGGCCAGCTGCTCGGCGCCCCACCAGTCCACCGTCGGCGGGTGCTCGCCCTCGATCCACGTCAACACGGTCCACGGCCACGGGTAGCCCTCGCCGGGCTCGCCGGTCGCCACCACCTCGGGGATCTGGACCGGCAGCTGGGGGCCGAGGAACGGCAGCCACCGCTGCTCGGCCGCCACCGCCTTCACCGCCCACCCGATGCGGGGCAGGCGCACGACCAGCTCATCGCCCAGGCGGTACATGGCGTGGTCGGTGCCCCATTCCCCCGCCACCGTCAGGGGCAGGTCGGCCCACTGCGGGTGCTGGGCGGCGAGAAGCCGCCGCACCAGCGCCGGCGGCATGTCGACCTCGTCGGGGTGGATGCGCGCCGGCATCCCGCCGACGCTAGGGCGCCCGCCGTCCGCGCCCAGCGGGGATTACGCCGGCCGGCTCCGACCCTCGGGCCGAGGCACCGGTGGGTAGACCCGGGGCGGCGCGAGGACCTTCGGGGGGCGGGCGGCAGTGGCGACGAGGCCCGCCACCAGGACGAGCACCCAGCCGACGGTCATCACGACCAGCCCGATGCCGGGGTCGGTGACCTCGGCCACCAAGGCGCCGGCGGTCCCCTGCTCGAGCGACCCGGAGACGTCGGCGAGGCGCGCCGCCACCCAGAAGAAGCCGATGAGGGCCGACGCGATCAGAAGCGTCTTCACGAGCACCCGGGCCCGGCCGAGGAGCGCGAGGAGCGCCATCACCACGGGCACGACGCACACGACGAGGTGGATGGGGCCGTCGTTCAGGTCGCCGCCCCAGCCGTTGGTCGACGCGCTGACGCCGGCGACGTCGATCTCCACGATCGGCAGCACCGTCCCCCCGGCGACGAGCACGACGCCGACGAGGGCGATGGCCCCGGCGGCGACGTTGCGGCGCGGCACGCGCGGCCGGGTCGCGGCGTCATCCGGCGAGGCAGGACCGGCTCCAGCTCCCCGGCCCACCACCTCAAGTCCCGTTCCGGGTACTGGTATGTGTTGTCCAGAACACATACCAGTGCCCAGACGGGGGCGATGGGAGACCACGCCCTTCCGGTCGAGGCACTAGTAGGCGCCCTTGCCGTGGAGGACGGCGGTCGCGGTCTTCAACACGATGACCAGGTCCATCGAGAGCGACCAGTTGTCCACGTAGTAGAGGTCGAGGCGGACGGACTCGGCCCACGGGAGGTCGGCGCGGCCCGAGACCTGCCAGAGGCCGGTGAGGCCGGGCTTGACGAGCAGGCGCCGGCGGACGTCCTCGGGGTACTTCGCCACCTCCGACGGCAGCGGTGGGCGGGGGCCGACGAGCGACATCTTCCCCGAGAGCACGTGGACGAACTGCGGCAGCTCGTCGAGCGAGAACCGCCGCAGCCACTTCCCCACCGTCGTGCGGCGCGGGTCGTCGCGGATCTTGAAGAGCAGGCCGTCGTGCTCGTTCAGGGTGACGAGGGTGTCGAGGTCCTGCTCGGCCCGCTCGGTCATGGTGCGGAACTTCCACATCGTGAAGGGCTTGCCGTCACGCCCGATGCGGGTCTGGCGGAAGATGGCCGGCCCCCGGCTGGTCAGGCGCACCATCAGCCCGATCACCACGAAGACGGGCAGGAGGACGAGGACCACCACGAACGCCGTCACCCGGTCGACCATCGATTTCACCAGCCGGGCACCGCCGGTCAGCCGGGGAGGCTCCACGAGCAGGAGAGGCAGGCCGGCCACCGGCTGGACGCTCACCCGGGGCCCGGCCACGTCGGTGATGGTCGGGACGACGATCAGGTCGACGCCGGTGCCCTCGAGGTCCCACGCCAGCGTGCGCAGCGCGCCCGTCGGCAGGGCCTCCGTGCCGGCGATGGCGAGGATCTCGGCCCGCTCGTCCCGGACGGCGCTGATCGGGTCGCCGGAGGGCAGCACCGGCATCCCGAGCTCGTCGATCACCTCGGCTGGCGCGTCGCCCACCACGCAGGCGCTGACCACCTGGTAGCCCTGGTCGACGGCACCCCGGAAGTGTCGGACGGCCTCCAGCACGGCCTCGGGCCGGCCCAGCACCACCACCCGCCGCATCTGGAGGCCCCTCGCCCGCTGGCGGGCCAGCCAGTTCCGGGCGAGGTAGCGGCCGAACAGGGTCCAGCCCGCGATCAGCGGGGCGAGGCCCATCACGAAGCCGCGGGCGACCTGGGCGCGCGTGAGGAACACGATGAGCACGGCCACGGCCAGAGCACCGACCGCAGCCCGGATGATGCGGCGGTACTCCTCGGTGCCGGAGCCGAGGATGGCGTGCTGGTAGGCGCCGGCGACGGCGAGGATGGCCAACCACGACGCCACCGCGACGACCGCCACGAGCAGGTACGGGACGTGGCTCCCGTCGACGGTCAGGGACGCCCCGAACAGCACCTCGCGCAGAACCTGGGCCAGCATCGCCCCTGCCAGGGCCGACAGGGCGTCGACGGCCACCACGACGCGCCGGTAGCGCTCGACGGCGTGGTGGACGGGCCGGGCGAGGAGCACCTCGGAGGCCGCCGGCGGGGCGGCCGCGGCCGCCGCGGCGGCGAGGTCCTCGGCCAGGTGCTCGTCGTCGGGGCGCTCGTCGGCGCCCGGGACCCCGCTCGGCGCGGCCGGCTCGGCCCCCTCGCCCGATGCGCCGCCGGGGCCTGCCTCAGCCATCGGCGGACGTCCCACCGTCGGGTCCGCCCTTGCGCCGCACGAAGATCATGAGCATCGAGGCCATGCGGTTGGGCAGCACCGTCAGCACGGCCCGCTGGGCCCGCTGCGCCGCCGCCGACGAGCCCGCGTAGAGCGGCTCGGACTCGTGGCGGTAGGAGAAGTCGTCGAAGCGGTCGGGCGGGAAGTGCCGACGCACGTCGGCGACGGTGTTGCAGCGGTAGCGGGTGGGGAAGACGTCCTGGGCCTGCCGATCGGGCTGGAGACGGCGCAGGAACCGGGTGTGGAACGAGTTGGGCACCAACCGGGCGCCCACGCCGATGTAGCCCCACTTGTTCGGCGTGCGGGCGCAGAGCCAACCCCCCGGTCGCAGCACCCGCTCGAGCTCACGGGCCGTGTGGGCCGGGTCGTCGAGGTGCTCGAAGGTGAAGTCGGAGACGATCAGGTCCACCGACTCGTCGTCGAGGGGCAGCCGGGCCGACACGCCGTCGAGGACGATGGCCTCGTCGAGCACCGGGTTCTCCTTCACCACCGGGTCGATGTCGGCGCCGATGACACGCGCCACGTGCCCCTGGTGGATCTGGAGCTCCCGCCGGTAGGTGACGGGATCCTCCTGTGGCCCCACCCCCCGTCCGGCACCGAAGTCGAGCAGGACCATGTCGGGCCGCAGGAGCGAGCGCACCCGGCCGTAGAACTGGACGGTGCCATCGACCCGGCTGAACCCGCCGGCGCCGACCTCGGGGTACAGGCCCCCGAACTGCACCGTTCGCCCCTCTCCCCCGTCGGCCATCGGGCCCGAGACTACGCTCCCGGCGCCCATGCGGATCGTTCTCCACGACTACTCCGGTCACCCCTTCCAGGTGCAGCTCAGCCGGGAGCTGGCCCGCCGGGGCCACCAGGTCGACCACGTCCACTGCCCGTCGTACACCACCGGCAAGGGCTCCCTGGTGCGCCGACCCGACGATCCCGAGGGGTTCCGGGTCCTCGAGGTCGACCTCGGCGAGACCTTCGACAAGTACCACTTCCGGCGCCGCTGGCGGCAGGAGGTGCGCTACGGGAAGCTCTTCGCCGCCCTCGTCGACGACCTGCGGCCCGACGTGCTCGTCTCGTGCAACGTCCCCCTCTTCGCCCAGGAGCAGATCCAGCGCTGGGCCCGGCGCACCCGTACCCCGTTCGTGTTCTGGCAGCAGGACGTCTACAGCTTCGCCATGCGCGACACCGTGGCCCGCAAGCTGCCCGGCGCCGGCCACCTGCTGGGGGCGTGGTTCGTGCACCTCGAGCGCCGGATGCTGCGGCGCAGCGACGCGGTCGTCACCATCTCCCCCGACTTCGAGCCCATCCTCGACGAGTGGGGCATCCCGGCCGATCGGGTGCACGTCGTCGAGAACTGGGCGCCCCTGGAGGACCTGCCCGCGCGCCCCCGCGACAACCCGTGGTCGGCCGAGCACGGCCTCGACGGGAAGCGGGTGCTGCTGTACTCGGGCACCCTCGGCCTCAAGCACAACCCGGACCTCCTGCGCCGCCTCGCGCTCGCCGTCGCCGACCAGCCCGACGTCACGGTCGTTGTCGCCTCGGAGGGCATGGGTGCGGACTGGCTGGCCGAGCGGGCCGCCGCCGAGCACCTGGACAACCTCGTCCTCCTGCCCTTCCAGCCCATCGAGGTCTTCCCCGACGTGCTGGGCAGCGCCGACGTCCTGTTGGCCATCCTCGAGCCCGAGGCCGGTGTGTTCTCGGTCCCGTCCAAGGTGCTCAGCTACCACTGCGCCGGCCGCCCCATCGTGGCCTCGGTGCCATCGGCCAACCTCGCGGCCCGCACCATCGCCGAGGCCGGCAGCGGCGTGACCGTCGAGCCCGACGACCCCGACGGCTTCGTCGCCGCGGCCCGACGATTGCTCGACGACCCGGATCTACGGCACCATCTCGGGGCTGACGCGCGTGCGTACGCCGAGCGGGCCTTCGACGTGCACCGCATCGGCGATCGCTTCGACGCCATCTTCGACGAGCTTTCGACAACGGACGAGACTGCCGGCGGGGGCCGGACAGGGAGGAAGGCATCGTGAACCAGGAGCGGGATCTGTGAGCCAGGACGGGCTGATCGTCGTCGCCGGGGGCGGCGGGTTCATCGGGGGCCACCTGGTGCGCGACCTCGTCGAAGCGGGCCACACCGAGGTGCGCGCCGTCGACGTCAAGCCGAAGGACGAGTGGTTCCAGCACCACGAGGGCGTCGACGAGCGCCAGCTCGACCTCATGGACCTGGCGGCCTGCCACGAGGCCCTGGCCGGCGCGACGGTGGTCTACGACCTCGCCGCCGACATGGGCGGCATGGGGTTCATCGAGAACAACAAGGCGCTGTGCATGTTGTCGTCGCTGATCGGCACGCACCTGCTGCTCGCGGCCCGCGACGCCGGCGTCGAGCGCTTCTTCTTCGCCTCGTCGGCCTGCGTGTACGCCGCCGAGAAGCAGACCTCCGCCGCGGTCCAGGCCTTGCGCGAGGAGGACGCCTACCCCGCCATGCCCGAGGACGGCTACGGCTGGGAGAAGCTCTTCACCGAGCGGATGTGCCACCACTTCCACGAGGACTTCGGCCTCGCCACCCGGGTGGCCCGCTTCCACAACATCTACGGGCCCAACGGCTCCTACGACGGCGGCCGGGAGAAGGCGCCCGCCGCCATCTGCCGCAAGGTCGTGCAGGCGAAGCTCAGCGGCGACCACCGCATCGAGATCTGGGGCGACGGCCACCAGACCCGCAGCTTCACCTACATCGACGACTGCCTCCACGGCATCCACCTCGTCACCGACGGCGAGTACACCGATCCCGTCAACGTGGGCAGCAGCGAGCTGGTCACCATCAACCAGCTCGTCGACATCGTCGAGGGCATCGCCGGCGTCACCCTCGAACGGGACTACAAGCTCGACGCCCCCCAGGGCGTGCGGGGCCGCAACAGCGACAACACGATGATCCTCGAGCGCTACGGCTGGGAGCCCTCGACGTCGCTGGCCGACGGCCTCGAGCGCACCTACCGCTGGATCCACGACCAGATGAGCGCTTGAGCCCGGAGCACGGGGGCGTGGCCCGAGCGGCCCGGCGACGGCGTCGCCCAGAGCGGGAGAGGTGAAGCTCCCGGCGGGACTGCGGGGAGCGTCGTGGTCGGTGGTCGACCAGGGCGTCTACAGCCTCAGCAACGTCGTCCTCGCCATCCTCATCGCCCGGCAGGTGTCGGCCGAGGCCTTCGGGGCCTTCTCGGCGGTCTACATCGTCTACGTGTGCAGCCAGGGCGTGAACGAGGGCTTCCACGGCGAGGCCTTCTCGGTGGCCTACAGCGCCGCCGACGAGGACCATCGGCGCTCGATGCTCGCCGGCGCCGCCGGGTCGGCCCTGGCCTTCGGCGCGTTACTGGGCCTCGCGTGCGCCGCCGTTGGCCTGGTCGTCCCGGGCCCCATCGGCGACCTGCTCCCGGTGCTGGGCCTCGTCCTCCCCGGGCTTTTCCTCCAGGACCTCTGGCGCTTCGCCCTCTTCGCCGAGCACCTCCCCCGCGCCGCCGCGGTCAACGACATCATCTGGGGCGGCGGCTCGACCCTTGCGATCATCGCCCTCGCCCAGACCCCGTTCGACACGGTGGGCTGGTTTCTCGCCGCCTGGGGGGCGGCCGGCGCGGTCGCAGCTGTCGTCGGCGCGTTCCAGCTCCGCGTGGTGCCCCGCTTCGCCGGAGTCCGCCGTTGGATCCCCGACCACGCCGGCCTCGGCCTGCGCTACGGCGCCGAGTTCATGCTGCTCTACGGCACCACCCAGGTCGTGGTGCTCTTCCTCGGCGCCATCGCAGGGCTCGACGAGGTGGCCAAGGTGCGGGGCGCGCAGATCCTGTTCGGCCCGATGTACGCGCTCTACGCGGGCGTGCGGGTGGCGGTCACCCCCCGTCTCGTCCGGGCCCATGCCGACGCGCCCGAGCGCACGCGGCCCATCGTCCAACGCCTCGCGGCCGGCCTCGGGCTCCTCACCCTGCTCTGGGGCCTCGTGGTGTGGAGCCTTCCCGACGTCGTGGGCGAGGCCCTGCTCGGGGATTCCTGGGCGGGCACGTCCACCGTGCTCGGGGTGATGACGTGGTCCGCGGTGGCCGGCGCCATCGGGTTCGCCTTCGTCGTGGGCCTTCGGGTCCACGCCGACGCCCGCCGCAGCCTCCGGGCCCGCACCACCGTGGCGGTCGCCACCTTCGTGCTCGGATGCGCCGGCGCGCTCGCCGGCGCGGCGCGGGGTGCGCTGGCGGGTGTCGCCGCCGCCGAGACCGGCGGCGTGGTCGTCTACGGGCGGGCGTTCGCGACGGTCGAGCGGGCCCCGGCGCCACCCTCGGCACCGCCCTCGACCTGACCCACCGCACCGTCACGACGGTCGGCGCCGCCCTTCGGCGCCGGCCGTCGGGCCCGGCGCGAGCAGAGGGCCACGATGATCACGATGGGCGCGAGATCGCCGACCACGGGCAGCAGCGAGCCGCGCAGCACGAAGAATTGGAAGGCCGCGAACAGCGGTACCGCGATGCCGATGATCGACGGCCGGCTGCGCGACCACCGCTCGTAGCTCTCGTCCGCGAGCATGGCGGCCAGGCCGTACAGCAGGAACACGACGATGATGGCGGGCCACCCCGCCTCGACGTTGGCCTCGGTCCACAGGGTGGACGAGGCGTTGATGCCGTCCGTGCGCGAGACGAGGTCGCCCGTCGCCTCCGGCTGGTCGGCCCAGATCGACTTGGGCACGAAGGGAAGCGCAGCCGCGAGGGTCTGCTCACCCATGGTGAAGCCGTTCTCGCGCACGTAGACGATGCCGTTCATCTCCTGCTGGAACATCGCGTAGTCCGGGCTCTCGACGAGCTGGTCGCGCAGGGTCGCCACCTTGATGTTCTGCTGCACGTCGTACCGGAACACGTCGGCGTAGGGGA
It contains:
- a CDS encoding GNAT family N-acetyltransferase; protein product: MPSPIVVRRAASDEGEEIGLLTLAAYRGDRVVDEEYAKELGDGTARVRDAHVLVAFAGLRMVGSVTLAESGTPFAEIAQPGELEVRMLGVDPAARRLGIADRLMDAAEQRARDRALDAIVLSTAPHMTAAHALYDRRGYLPQPHRNWHVDDDLLLLAYRLVL
- a CDS encoding aminoglycoside phosphotransferase family protein gives rise to the protein MPARIHPDEVDMPPALVRRLLAAQHPQWADLPLTVAGEWGTDHAMYRLGDELVVRLPRIGWAVKAVAAEQRWLPFLGPQLPVQIPEVVATGEPGEGYPWPWTVLTWIEGEHPPTVDWWGAEQLAVRLARFNRALAAIDPTGGPVAGSPGGPQRGIPIRLRDEQVRSCIDLLADEFDPVALVAAWEADAFVADHDGDPVWVHGDLTSGNLLLRDGRLVGVLDFGGIAVGDPSVGLLPAWNLFAGQARQAFRDFSEVDEAAWRRGRAWALSIAVVALPYYRDTFPAICASSRRVLTEVLADHEREALGPATPAAHPDGYQQAAYVGEAEAGAENLGGPVPPPPRPAPRGPASFGDAVRPAADVSAADWVVAGQDHRSDNMGGVGRLVPDGFEQVVFVDDVPGDQDDWWDLERAHTMAIAEVAARHTTSPDHVFMAIWEGHGYPEDDLERYPKFSTADGDRAYYLLEGSLSTLADLVWPNYEVRVWRQPDLWWPADRAWIVCTDVDIWCNYVAGTSALVAEVAAAVTTDTHLVTRTDDLERVD
- a CDS encoding sugar transferase, which produces MAEAGPGGASGEGAEPAAPSGVPGADERPDDEHLAEDLAAAAAAAAPPAASEVLLARPVHHAVERYRRVVVAVDALSALAGAMLAQVLREVLFGASLTVDGSHVPYLLVAVVAVASWLAILAVAGAYQHAILGSGTEEYRRIIRAAVGALAVAVLIVFLTRAQVARGFVMGLAPLIAGWTLFGRYLARNWLARQRARGLQMRRVVVLGRPEAVLEAVRHFRGAVDQGYQVVSACVVGDAPAEVIDELGMPVLPSGDPISAVRDERAEILAIAGTEALPTGALRTLAWDLEGTGVDLIVVPTITDVAGPRVSVQPVAGLPLLLVEPPRLTGGARLVKSMVDRVTAFVVVLVLLPVFVVIGLMVRLTSRGPAIFRQTRIGRDGKPFTMWKFRTMTERAEQDLDTLVTLNEHDGLLFKIRDDPRRTTVGKWLRRFSLDELPQFVHVLSGKMSLVGPRPPLPSEVAKYPEDVRRRLLVKPGLTGLWQVSGRADLPWAESVRLDLYYVDNWSLSMDLVIVLKTATAVLHGKGAY
- a CDS encoding class I SAM-dependent methyltransferase — protein: MADGGEGRTVQFGGLYPEVGAGGFSRVDGTVQFYGRVRSLLRPDMVLLDFGAGRGVGPQEDPVTYRRELQIHQGHVARVIGADIDPVVKENPVLDEAIVLDGVSARLPLDDESVDLIVSDFTFEHLDDPAHTARELERVLRPGGWLCARTPNKWGYIGVGARLVPNSFHTRFLRRLQPDRQAQDVFPTRYRCNTVADVRRHFPPDRFDDFSYRHESEPLYAGSSAAAQRAQRAVLTVLPNRMASMLMIFVRRKGGPDGGTSADG
- a CDS encoding glycosyltransferase family 4 protein, whose product is MRIVLHDYSGHPFQVQLSRELARRGHQVDHVHCPSYTTGKGSLVRRPDDPEGFRVLEVDLGETFDKYHFRRRWRQEVRYGKLFAALVDDLRPDVLVSCNVPLFAQEQIQRWARRTRTPFVFWQQDVYSFAMRDTVARKLPGAGHLLGAWFVHLERRMLRRSDAVVTISPDFEPILDEWGIPADRVHVVENWAPLEDLPARPRDNPWSAEHGLDGKRVLLYSGTLGLKHNPDLLRRLALAVADQPDVTVVVASEGMGADWLAERAAAEHLDNLVLLPFQPIEVFPDVLGSADVLLAILEPEAGVFSVPSKVLSYHCAGRPIVASVPSANLAARTIAEAGSGVTVEPDDPDGFVAAARRLLDDPDLRHHLGADARAYAERAFDVHRIGDRFDAIFDELSTTDETAGGGRTGRKAS
- a CDS encoding NAD-dependent epimerase/dehydratase family protein, whose product is MSQDGLIVVAGGGGFIGGHLVRDLVEAGHTEVRAVDVKPKDEWFQHHEGVDERQLDLMDLAACHEALAGATVVYDLAADMGGMGFIENNKALCMLSSLIGTHLLLAARDAGVERFFFASSACVYAAEKQTSAAVQALREEDAYPAMPEDGYGWEKLFTERMCHHFHEDFGLATRVARFHNIYGPNGSYDGGREKAPAAICRKVVQAKLSGDHRIEIWGDGHQTRSFTYIDDCLHGIHLVTDGEYTDPVNVGSSELVTINQLVDIVEGIAGVTLERDYKLDAPQGVRGRNSDNTMILERYGWEPSTSLADGLERTYRWIHDQMSA